Proteins encoded by one window of Parcubacteria group bacterium CG10_big_fil_rev_8_21_14_0_10_36_14:
- a CDS encoding DNA helicase UvrD: MKFIADLHIHSKYSRACSKSLTPENIAKWCEKKGIDIVSTADFTHPGWFRELQENLEPAEPGLYKLKGSANKTRFLVSTELSCIYKKGGKCRRVHLCLWMPSLESAKKFTDVLVARGCNVSSDGRPILGIDSEEILKIAMEIDPDSMVIPAHAWTPWFAIFGSMSGFDSLEEAFGKNAKYIYAIETGLSSDPAMNWQLSQLDDIVLISNSDAHSLEKLGREANVFEFEYKPDYYKIINAIKNKNRKNFLYTIEFFPEEGKYHLDGHRACGVSLLPEETKKNNYLCPKCKRPLTVGVMHRVSSLADRKKEDVDKIKENFIFYKSIVPLQEIIAESFGNGVKSKKVISLYEKIISECGSEFDTLLNKNIDEIKKCAGEIVGVAIDRMRKGDIFIRPGYDGEFGIVKIFNPSEKVKIKQGSFL; this comes from the coding sequence ATGAAATTTATTGCTGATTTACATATTCACTCAAAATATTCTCGAGCCTGTTCCAAAAGTTTAACTCCAGAAAATATAGCCAAGTGGTGCGAGAAGAAGGGAATTGATATTGTTTCTACTGCCGACTTTACTCATCCTGGGTGGTTTCGCGAATTACAAGAAAATTTGGAACCGGCGGAACCCGGACTTTATAAACTAAAGGGGTCAGCGAATAAGACTCGTTTTTTAGTTTCTACGGAATTATCTTGTATTTATAAAAAAGGCGGAAAGTGCAGAAGAGTTCATCTCTGCTTATGGATGCCGTCATTGGAATCAGCTAAGAAGTTTACAGATGTATTGGTTGCCAGAGGGTGTAACGTTTCTTCTGACGGCAGACCAATTCTCGGCATTGATAGCGAAGAGATTTTGAAAATTGCAATGGAAATAGATCCTGATTCAATGGTTATTCCTGCTCATGCTTGGACGCCATGGTTTGCTATTTTTGGTTCTATGTCCGGTTTCGATTCTTTGGAGGAAGCATTTGGAAAAAACGCAAAATATATTTACGCAATTGAGACAGGCCTTTCTAGTGATCCTGCAATGAATTGGCAACTCTCACAATTAGACGACATTGTTTTAATTTCAAATTCTGACGCGCATAGTTTAGAAAAACTTGGACGCGAAGCGAATGTTTTTGAATTTGAATACAAACCTGATTATTACAAAATTATAAATGCGATAAAAAATAAAAATCGTAAAAATTTTTTATATACAATAGAGTTTTTTCCGGAAGAAGGAAAATATCATTTGGACGGTCATCGTGCTTGCGGTGTTTCTTTGTTGCCAGAAGAAACAAAGAAAAATAATTATCTTTGTCCAAAATGTAAACGCCCATTAACCGTCGGAGTAATGCATCGCGTTTCATCTTTAGCGGATAGAAAAAAAGAAGATGTGGATAAAATAAAAGAAAATTTTATTTTTTATAAATCAATTGTTCCTTTGCAAGAAATTATTGCAGAGTCTTTTGGAAACGGAGTAAAATCAAAAAAAGTTATTTCATTATATGAAAAAATAATTTCTGAATGCGGTTCCGAGTTTGATACTTTGCTTAATAAAAACATTGATGAAATAAAAAAATGCGCTGGTGAAATTGTAGGCGTTGCAATAGATAGAATGCGTAAAGGCGACATTTTTATCCGTCCCGGATATGATGGTGAATTTGGTATTGTGAAAATTTTTAATCCCAGTGAAAAAGTAAAAATAAAGCAAGGCTCTTTTTTATAA
- a CDS encoding UDP-N-acetylglucosamine pyrophosphorylase, which produces MPSQTKIIILAAGKGKRMGGDIPKVLVRLNGKPLISYLLNSLKFLQIKEKPIVVVGFRADMVKEELGDSMEYVFQKEQLGTGHAVMCAKDKIGTANKLIVLYGDMPNIKLKTINNLLELHNNESPVLTMMTIKVPNFENEYAGFMGFGRVIRNEDGNIKKIVEIRDADEKEKKVTELNPSLFCFDSSWLLSNLDKLTNKNAQEEYYLTDLVGLAIEEGKKISSLEISPMECVGVNTPEELRYAETIVSNF; this is translated from the coding sequence ATGCCATCTCAAACAAAAATAATTATTCTTGCCGCGGGAAAAGGAAAAAGAATGGGTGGAGATATCCCGAAGGTTTTGGTGCGATTAAACGGTAAGCCTCTTATCTCTTATCTTCTAAATTCTTTAAAATTTTTACAAATAAAAGAAAAACCAATAGTTGTCGTTGGATTCCGCGCCGACATGGTAAAAGAAGAATTAGGGGATAGTATGGAGTATGTATTTCAGAAAGAGCAGTTGGGAACAGGTCATGCAGTAATGTGTGCGAAGGATAAGATTGGTACGGCAAACAAACTTATAGTTTTATACGGAGATATGCCGAATATAAAACTAAAAACTATAAATAATCTTTTAGAGTTACATAATAACGAGAGTCCTGTACTTACGATGATGACTATAAAAGTTCCTAACTTTGAAAACGAATACGCCGGTTTTATGGGTTTTGGCAGAGTGATTAGGAATGAAGATGGAAATATAAAAAAAATAGTAGAGATTCGTGATGCAGATGAAAAAGAAAAAAAAGTTACAGAACTTAATCCGAGTTTATTTTGTTTTGATTCTTCTTGGCTTTTGTCTAATTTAGATAAGCTTACTAACAAAAATGCGCAAGAAGAATATTATTTAACCGATTTAGTAGGGCTGGCAATAGAAGAAGGCAAAAAAATATCTTCTTTGGAGATTAGCCCTATGGAATGCGTTGGAGTAAATACACCAGAAGAACTTCGGTATGCCGAAACTATAGTTTCTAACTTTTAA